From the Pomacea canaliculata isolate SZHN2017 linkage group LG4, ASM307304v1, whole genome shotgun sequence genome, one window contains:
- the LOC112563339 gene encoding uncharacterized protein LOC112563339 isoform X2: MMVFQRVSSLSFCQHLSVIWFVLWSQWGTEGAVVHLYVSPSGSDSNTGLQSSTPVKSLQHAVDLLQSRDIQGNTIFVELMQGYYDLTSTLTFAHAINGTAVFRAFQGQEVHLTGGRHILSDHFKHVTDTKIQQRLPEVARTKVLELDLTAVGITNLGSLTPYGMAYSTWTAPLELFINGKPLRLAQWPNEKFINILSVPDGEKGRRFTYNAGGRDVAWTLETEPWVYGWWYWSWADESLPVAHVDAHNHTITLAQDSQYGVRVGHYIPGFPTGGSQQGGYFQVINMLSELDEPGEYYIDRTNKKLYLWPNTALQTLTSSDIVYVSILSRCIRIESVAQKLNFEDFTVENCRQHGVSIANGHDITFKNIEIKNTGSFAINCEGDCRRVSVLASEIHDTCGGVHIKGGDPKTLTSSEVLLQDNHVWDFSRTAAVPCRAFDIGGVHVTVSHNYIHHGQYTGIVWSGNDHVIEYNHVHHMCWNSSDCGAISSGRDWTWRGNIIRKNHIHHTLRYFPGADVRGIMLDDEYSSVLIEGNIFYDNEVHANIGGGRDNIIRQNVMYNATKYSIQVDGRGLGSGGHGVYLTQKLQGSLFNTTLWKTRYPALAAILQKHPTAPEGNQIYDNIFYNPIGIKGIQYSGSNLERKDYFDVHNNFRAYSPGDFWSPKDADFRLRCNAVQWADQEQFPSPVSVEDVGPQVPTGPNYLRARRHPASARTTAVPVACDSSTVAPATTAPRGSYMPDGSSPNTLYPNIPKEGCWFVVDHCPKAPAAEGTHKDDIGTQAGTEEGCLARAAQQWRYCGSSPTGQVVAVYGPTGAMTVAGDGCFFAEYGCQTQNPGFHRDTFAEQHQNASHNEAACLARAAPQWAYCGSHADRPITSIYRPTGNFRTAGAGCWIKILSCPADHTLQGYFYDAWGATNLATDRYRDECLERADRFWNQCGSHDNAPVTAFYRPSGASRTVP; encoded by the exons ATGATGG tatttcagCGTGTGTCTTCTCTGAGTTTCTGCCAGCACCTCAGTGTAATATGGTTTGTGCTATGGTCACAATGGGGCACTGAGGGAGCTGTTGTCCATCTGTATGTCAGTCCTTCAGGCTCAGACAGTAATACTGG TTTGCAATCCTCCACACCAGTAAAAAGTCTTCAACATGCCGTGGACCTCTTGCAGTCTAGGGATATTCAGGGAAACA CAATTTTTGTGGAGCTTATGCAAGGTTATTATGACCTGACTTCAACCTTGACCTTTGCTCATGCCATAAATGGTACAGCAGTTTTTCGCGCTTTTCAAGGCCAGGAGGTACATTTG ACAGGTGGAAGACATATCCTTAGTGATCATTTCAAGCATGTGACTGACACAAAAATACAGCAGCGGCTGCCTGAAGTGGCCCGTACCAAGGTCCTGGAATTGGACCTGACGGCTGTTGGAATCACCAATCTTGGATCACTGACCCCCTATGGGATGGCCTATTCAACATGGACTGCACCATTAGAACTCTTCATTAATGGCAAACCATTACGACTTGCCCAGTGGCCCAATGAA AAATTCATCAACATCTTATCCGTGCCTGATGGAGAGAAAGGTCGTCGTTTCACATATAATGCAGGTGGTAGAGATGTGGCCTGGACACTGGAGACTGAGCCATGGGTCTATGGTTGGTG GTACTGGAGCTGGGCAGATGAATCTTTGCCTGTAGCTCACGTTGATGCCCACAACCACACCATCACCCTTGCACAGGACAGCCAATATGGAGTGCGTGTTG GTCACTACATCCCTGGCTTTCCCACTGGAGGTAGTCAGCAGGGAGGCTACTTCCAGGTCATCAACATGCTGTCAGAACTTGATGAACCA GGGGAGTACTATATAGACAGAACCAACAAAAAACTGTACCTGTGGCCCAACACAGCTCTACAAACACTAACATCATCAGATATTGTGTATGTCTCAATCCTGTCCAGGTGCATAAG AATAGAAAGTGTTGCTCAGAAGCTGAACTTTGAAGACTTTACAGTGGAGAATTGCCGTCAACATGGAGTGAGCATTGCaa ATGGTCATGACATAACCTTCAAGAATATTGAGATCAAAAACACAG GTTCATTTGCCATTAACTGTGAAGGAGATTGTCGTCGAGTCTCTGTGCTGGCTTCAGAGATCCATGATACCTGTGGTGGAGTCCACATAAAAG GTGGAGATCCTAAAACATTGACCTCCTCAGAGGTCTTGTTGCAAGACAACCATGTGTGGGACTTCAGTCGGACAGCGGCTGTACCCTGTAGAGCTTTTGATATAGGGGGCGTTCATGTAACAGTGAGTCATAACTACATTCACCATGGGCAGTACACAGGGATCGTGTGGAGT ggTAATGATCATGTAATTGAGTACAACCATGTTCATCATATGTGCTGGAATTCCAGTGACTGTGGAGCCATCAGCAGCGGTCGTGATTGGACTTGG CGTGGAAACATTATTCGTAAAAACCACATTCACCACACCCTTCGTTACTTCCCTGGAGCTGATGTCCGAGGCATCATGTTGGACGATGAATACTCCAGTGTTCTGATAGAAGGCAACATCTTTTATGAT AATGAAGTACATGCAAACATTGGAGGCGGCCGTGATAACATCATACGACAAAATGTTATGTACAATGCCACTAAATACTCTATTCAGGTGGATGGAAGGGGACTTGGATCAGGTGGTCATGGAGTCTACTTGACCCAGAAACTGCAG GGAAGCCTCTTCAACACAACGCTGTGGAAGACTAGATACCCAGCACTTGCTGCTATTCTCCAGAAACATCCTACTGCTCCTGAAG GTAACCAAATCTATGACAACATTTTCTACAACCCAATTGGCATTAAAGGGATACAGTACTCTGGAAGCAACCTTGAGAGAAAAGATTACTTTGATGTCCACAATAACTTCAGG GCATACAGCCCTGGCGACTTCTGGTCTCCCAAAGATGCTGACTTCCGACTGCGTTGTAATGCTGTTCAGTGGGCTGATCAAGAACAGTTTCCCAGTCCAGTGTCAGTGGAGGATGTGGGTCCTCAGGTTCCCACTGGTCCCAACTATCTCAGGG CtcgcagacatccagccagtgCCAGAACCACCGCAGTTCCTGTTGCCTGTGACTCTAGCACTGTAGCCCCAGCAACCACTGCCCCCCGTGGGTCCTACATGCCTGATGGTTCCAGTCCAAACACCTTGTATCCTAATATTCCTAAAGAAG GCTGCTGGTTTGTAGTGGACCACTGCCCCAAAGCCCCTGCTGCAGAAGGAACACACAAGGACGACATTGGGACTCAAGCAGGCACAGAGGAGGGTTGTCTGGCACGGGCCGCCCAACAGTGGCGCTACTGTGGATCCAGTCCAACTGGCCAGGTGGTTGCTGTCTACGGACCTACAG GTGCGATGACAGTGGCTGGAGATGGCTGTTTTTTCGCCGAGTATGGATGTCAGACACAAAACCCAGGCTTCCACCGGGACACGTTTGCTGAACAACACCAGAACGCTTCCCACAACGAGGCGGCCTGCTTGGCACGTGCAGCCCCACAGTGGGCCTACTGCGGCTCGCACGCTGATCGCCCTATCACCAGCATCTACAGGCCCACAG GTAACTTCAGAACAGCAGGCGCAGGCTGTTGGATCAAGATCCTATCTTGTCCAGCTGACCACACTCTTCAGGGATACTTTTATGATGCCTGGGGGGCCACTAACCTTGCAACAG
- the LOC112563339 gene encoding uncharacterized protein LOC112563339 isoform X1, with protein sequence MYFSVFQRVSSLSFCQHLSVIWFVLWSQWGTEGAVVHLYVSPSGSDSNTGLQSSTPVKSLQHAVDLLQSRDIQGNTIFVELMQGYYDLTSTLTFAHAINGTAVFRAFQGQEVHLTGGRHILSDHFKHVTDTKIQQRLPEVARTKVLELDLTAVGITNLGSLTPYGMAYSTWTAPLELFINGKPLRLAQWPNEKFINILSVPDGEKGRRFTYNAGGRDVAWTLETEPWVYGWWYWSWADESLPVAHVDAHNHTITLAQDSQYGVRVGHYIPGFPTGGSQQGGYFQVINMLSELDEPGEYYIDRTNKKLYLWPNTALQTLTSSDIVYVSILSRCIRIESVAQKLNFEDFTVENCRQHGVSIANGHDITFKNIEIKNTGSFAINCEGDCRRVSVLASEIHDTCGGVHIKGGDPKTLTSSEVLLQDNHVWDFSRTAAVPCRAFDIGGVHVTVSHNYIHHGQYTGIVWSGNDHVIEYNHVHHMCWNSSDCGAISSGRDWTWRGNIIRKNHIHHTLRYFPGADVRGIMLDDEYSSVLIEGNIFYDNEVHANIGGGRDNIIRQNVMYNATKYSIQVDGRGLGSGGHGVYLTQKLQGSLFNTTLWKTRYPALAAILQKHPTAPEGNQIYDNIFYNPIGIKGIQYSGSNLERKDYFDVHNNFRAYSPGDFWSPKDADFRLRCNAVQWADQEQFPSPVSVEDVGPQVPTGPNYLRARRHPASARTTAVPVACDSSTVAPATTAPRGSYMPDGSSPNTLYPNIPKEGCWFVVDHCPKAPAAEGTHKDDIGTQAGTEEGCLARAAQQWRYCGSSPTGQVVAVYGPTGAMTVAGDGCFFAEYGCQTQNPGFHRDTFAEQHQNASHNEAACLARAAPQWAYCGSHADRPITSIYRPTGNFRTAGAGCWIKILSCPADHTLQGYFYDAWGATNLATDRYRDECLERADRFWNQCGSHDNAPVTAFYRPSGASRTVP encoded by the exons ATGtatttttcagtatttcagCGTGTGTCTTCTCTGAGTTTCTGCCAGCACCTCAGTGTAATATGGTTTGTGCTATGGTCACAATGGGGCACTGAGGGAGCTGTTGTCCATCTGTATGTCAGTCCTTCAGGCTCAGACAGTAATACTGG TTTGCAATCCTCCACACCAGTAAAAAGTCTTCAACATGCCGTGGACCTCTTGCAGTCTAGGGATATTCAGGGAAACA CAATTTTTGTGGAGCTTATGCAAGGTTATTATGACCTGACTTCAACCTTGACCTTTGCTCATGCCATAAATGGTACAGCAGTTTTTCGCGCTTTTCAAGGCCAGGAGGTACATTTG ACAGGTGGAAGACATATCCTTAGTGATCATTTCAAGCATGTGACTGACACAAAAATACAGCAGCGGCTGCCTGAAGTGGCCCGTACCAAGGTCCTGGAATTGGACCTGACGGCTGTTGGAATCACCAATCTTGGATCACTGACCCCCTATGGGATGGCCTATTCAACATGGACTGCACCATTAGAACTCTTCATTAATGGCAAACCATTACGACTTGCCCAGTGGCCCAATGAA AAATTCATCAACATCTTATCCGTGCCTGATGGAGAGAAAGGTCGTCGTTTCACATATAATGCAGGTGGTAGAGATGTGGCCTGGACACTGGAGACTGAGCCATGGGTCTATGGTTGGTG GTACTGGAGCTGGGCAGATGAATCTTTGCCTGTAGCTCACGTTGATGCCCACAACCACACCATCACCCTTGCACAGGACAGCCAATATGGAGTGCGTGTTG GTCACTACATCCCTGGCTTTCCCACTGGAGGTAGTCAGCAGGGAGGCTACTTCCAGGTCATCAACATGCTGTCAGAACTTGATGAACCA GGGGAGTACTATATAGACAGAACCAACAAAAAACTGTACCTGTGGCCCAACACAGCTCTACAAACACTAACATCATCAGATATTGTGTATGTCTCAATCCTGTCCAGGTGCATAAG AATAGAAAGTGTTGCTCAGAAGCTGAACTTTGAAGACTTTACAGTGGAGAATTGCCGTCAACATGGAGTGAGCATTGCaa ATGGTCATGACATAACCTTCAAGAATATTGAGATCAAAAACACAG GTTCATTTGCCATTAACTGTGAAGGAGATTGTCGTCGAGTCTCTGTGCTGGCTTCAGAGATCCATGATACCTGTGGTGGAGTCCACATAAAAG GTGGAGATCCTAAAACATTGACCTCCTCAGAGGTCTTGTTGCAAGACAACCATGTGTGGGACTTCAGTCGGACAGCGGCTGTACCCTGTAGAGCTTTTGATATAGGGGGCGTTCATGTAACAGTGAGTCATAACTACATTCACCATGGGCAGTACACAGGGATCGTGTGGAGT ggTAATGATCATGTAATTGAGTACAACCATGTTCATCATATGTGCTGGAATTCCAGTGACTGTGGAGCCATCAGCAGCGGTCGTGATTGGACTTGG CGTGGAAACATTATTCGTAAAAACCACATTCACCACACCCTTCGTTACTTCCCTGGAGCTGATGTCCGAGGCATCATGTTGGACGATGAATACTCCAGTGTTCTGATAGAAGGCAACATCTTTTATGAT AATGAAGTACATGCAAACATTGGAGGCGGCCGTGATAACATCATACGACAAAATGTTATGTACAATGCCACTAAATACTCTATTCAGGTGGATGGAAGGGGACTTGGATCAGGTGGTCATGGAGTCTACTTGACCCAGAAACTGCAG GGAAGCCTCTTCAACACAACGCTGTGGAAGACTAGATACCCAGCACTTGCTGCTATTCTCCAGAAACATCCTACTGCTCCTGAAG GTAACCAAATCTATGACAACATTTTCTACAACCCAATTGGCATTAAAGGGATACAGTACTCTGGAAGCAACCTTGAGAGAAAAGATTACTTTGATGTCCACAATAACTTCAGG GCATACAGCCCTGGCGACTTCTGGTCTCCCAAAGATGCTGACTTCCGACTGCGTTGTAATGCTGTTCAGTGGGCTGATCAAGAACAGTTTCCCAGTCCAGTGTCAGTGGAGGATGTGGGTCCTCAGGTTCCCACTGGTCCCAACTATCTCAGGG CtcgcagacatccagccagtgCCAGAACCACCGCAGTTCCTGTTGCCTGTGACTCTAGCACTGTAGCCCCAGCAACCACTGCCCCCCGTGGGTCCTACATGCCTGATGGTTCCAGTCCAAACACCTTGTATCCTAATATTCCTAAAGAAG GCTGCTGGTTTGTAGTGGACCACTGCCCCAAAGCCCCTGCTGCAGAAGGAACACACAAGGACGACATTGGGACTCAAGCAGGCACAGAGGAGGGTTGTCTGGCACGGGCCGCCCAACAGTGGCGCTACTGTGGATCCAGTCCAACTGGCCAGGTGGTTGCTGTCTACGGACCTACAG GTGCGATGACAGTGGCTGGAGATGGCTGTTTTTTCGCCGAGTATGGATGTCAGACACAAAACCCAGGCTTCCACCGGGACACGTTTGCTGAACAACACCAGAACGCTTCCCACAACGAGGCGGCCTGCTTGGCACGTGCAGCCCCACAGTGGGCCTACTGCGGCTCGCACGCTGATCGCCCTATCACCAGCATCTACAGGCCCACAG GTAACTTCAGAACAGCAGGCGCAGGCTGTTGGATCAAGATCCTATCTTGTCCAGCTGACCACACTCTTCAGGGATACTTTTATGATGCCTGGGGGGCCACTAACCTTGCAACAG
- the LOC112563339 gene encoding uncharacterized protein LOC112563339 isoform X3 — MQGYYDLTSTLTFAHAINGTAVFRAFQGQEVHLTGGRHILSDHFKHVTDTKIQQRLPEVARTKVLELDLTAVGITNLGSLTPYGMAYSTWTAPLELFINGKPLRLAQWPNEKFINILSVPDGEKGRRFTYNAGGRDVAWTLETEPWVYGWWYWSWADESLPVAHVDAHNHTITLAQDSQYGVRVGHYIPGFPTGGSQQGGYFQVINMLSELDEPGEYYIDRTNKKLYLWPNTALQTLTSSDIVYVSILSRCIRIESVAQKLNFEDFTVENCRQHGVSIANGHDITFKNIEIKNTGSFAINCEGDCRRVSVLASEIHDTCGGVHIKGGDPKTLTSSEVLLQDNHVWDFSRTAAVPCRAFDIGGVHVTVSHNYIHHGQYTGIVWSGNDHVIEYNHVHHMCWNSSDCGAISSGRDWTWRGNIIRKNHIHHTLRYFPGADVRGIMLDDEYSSVLIEGNIFYDNEVHANIGGGRDNIIRQNVMYNATKYSIQVDGRGLGSGGHGVYLTQKLQGSLFNTTLWKTRYPALAAILQKHPTAPEGNQIYDNIFYNPIGIKGIQYSGSNLERKDYFDVHNNFRAYSPGDFWSPKDADFRLRCNAVQWADQEQFPSPVSVEDVGPQVPTGPNYLRARRHPASARTTAVPVACDSSTVAPATTAPRGSYMPDGSSPNTLYPNIPKEGCWFVVDHCPKAPAAEGTHKDDIGTQAGTEEGCLARAAQQWRYCGSSPTGQVVAVYGPTGAMTVAGDGCFFAEYGCQTQNPGFHRDTFAEQHQNASHNEAACLARAAPQWAYCGSHADRPITSIYRPTGNFRTAGAGCWIKILSCPADHTLQGYFYDAWGATNLATDRYRDECLERADRFWNQCGSHDNAPVTAFYRPSGASRTVP, encoded by the exons ATGCAAGGTTATTATGACCTGACTTCAACCTTGACCTTTGCTCATGCCATAAATGGTACAGCAGTTTTTCGCGCTTTTCAAGGCCAGGAGGTACATTTG ACAGGTGGAAGACATATCCTTAGTGATCATTTCAAGCATGTGACTGACACAAAAATACAGCAGCGGCTGCCTGAAGTGGCCCGTACCAAGGTCCTGGAATTGGACCTGACGGCTGTTGGAATCACCAATCTTGGATCACTGACCCCCTATGGGATGGCCTATTCAACATGGACTGCACCATTAGAACTCTTCATTAATGGCAAACCATTACGACTTGCCCAGTGGCCCAATGAA AAATTCATCAACATCTTATCCGTGCCTGATGGAGAGAAAGGTCGTCGTTTCACATATAATGCAGGTGGTAGAGATGTGGCCTGGACACTGGAGACTGAGCCATGGGTCTATGGTTGGTG GTACTGGAGCTGGGCAGATGAATCTTTGCCTGTAGCTCACGTTGATGCCCACAACCACACCATCACCCTTGCACAGGACAGCCAATATGGAGTGCGTGTTG GTCACTACATCCCTGGCTTTCCCACTGGAGGTAGTCAGCAGGGAGGCTACTTCCAGGTCATCAACATGCTGTCAGAACTTGATGAACCA GGGGAGTACTATATAGACAGAACCAACAAAAAACTGTACCTGTGGCCCAACACAGCTCTACAAACACTAACATCATCAGATATTGTGTATGTCTCAATCCTGTCCAGGTGCATAAG AATAGAAAGTGTTGCTCAGAAGCTGAACTTTGAAGACTTTACAGTGGAGAATTGCCGTCAACATGGAGTGAGCATTGCaa ATGGTCATGACATAACCTTCAAGAATATTGAGATCAAAAACACAG GTTCATTTGCCATTAACTGTGAAGGAGATTGTCGTCGAGTCTCTGTGCTGGCTTCAGAGATCCATGATACCTGTGGTGGAGTCCACATAAAAG GTGGAGATCCTAAAACATTGACCTCCTCAGAGGTCTTGTTGCAAGACAACCATGTGTGGGACTTCAGTCGGACAGCGGCTGTACCCTGTAGAGCTTTTGATATAGGGGGCGTTCATGTAACAGTGAGTCATAACTACATTCACCATGGGCAGTACACAGGGATCGTGTGGAGT ggTAATGATCATGTAATTGAGTACAACCATGTTCATCATATGTGCTGGAATTCCAGTGACTGTGGAGCCATCAGCAGCGGTCGTGATTGGACTTGG CGTGGAAACATTATTCGTAAAAACCACATTCACCACACCCTTCGTTACTTCCCTGGAGCTGATGTCCGAGGCATCATGTTGGACGATGAATACTCCAGTGTTCTGATAGAAGGCAACATCTTTTATGAT AATGAAGTACATGCAAACATTGGAGGCGGCCGTGATAACATCATACGACAAAATGTTATGTACAATGCCACTAAATACTCTATTCAGGTGGATGGAAGGGGACTTGGATCAGGTGGTCATGGAGTCTACTTGACCCAGAAACTGCAG GGAAGCCTCTTCAACACAACGCTGTGGAAGACTAGATACCCAGCACTTGCTGCTATTCTCCAGAAACATCCTACTGCTCCTGAAG GTAACCAAATCTATGACAACATTTTCTACAACCCAATTGGCATTAAAGGGATACAGTACTCTGGAAGCAACCTTGAGAGAAAAGATTACTTTGATGTCCACAATAACTTCAGG GCATACAGCCCTGGCGACTTCTGGTCTCCCAAAGATGCTGACTTCCGACTGCGTTGTAATGCTGTTCAGTGGGCTGATCAAGAACAGTTTCCCAGTCCAGTGTCAGTGGAGGATGTGGGTCCTCAGGTTCCCACTGGTCCCAACTATCTCAGGG CtcgcagacatccagccagtgCCAGAACCACCGCAGTTCCTGTTGCCTGTGACTCTAGCACTGTAGCCCCAGCAACCACTGCCCCCCGTGGGTCCTACATGCCTGATGGTTCCAGTCCAAACACCTTGTATCCTAATATTCCTAAAGAAG GCTGCTGGTTTGTAGTGGACCACTGCCCCAAAGCCCCTGCTGCAGAAGGAACACACAAGGACGACATTGGGACTCAAGCAGGCACAGAGGAGGGTTGTCTGGCACGGGCCGCCCAACAGTGGCGCTACTGTGGATCCAGTCCAACTGGCCAGGTGGTTGCTGTCTACGGACCTACAG GTGCGATGACAGTGGCTGGAGATGGCTGTTTTTTCGCCGAGTATGGATGTCAGACACAAAACCCAGGCTTCCACCGGGACACGTTTGCTGAACAACACCAGAACGCTTCCCACAACGAGGCGGCCTGCTTGGCACGTGCAGCCCCACAGTGGGCCTACTGCGGCTCGCACGCTGATCGCCCTATCACCAGCATCTACAGGCCCACAG GTAACTTCAGAACAGCAGGCGCAGGCTGTTGGATCAAGATCCTATCTTGTCCAGCTGACCACACTCTTCAGGGATACTTTTATGATGCCTGGGGGGCCACTAACCTTGCAACAG